GTTGGTGATGCAATAAAATCACCTCCGTGACACAAATGTAAATTGGTGGTGTAAACGTACAGACTCTGTAGATGACGATGAGAGAAGCTGCCAACAGAGCGCCAAGAACCACCAGACCCACTCTCTCTttcgtgacctttgaccccacaggAGCTTTACCTAtcgaacaggaagaaaagacagaaaataacacAAGCTCCTGTAGCCTCTTAACATTCAGTCGTATTAAAACACTTGTCAAACACATCGGAAGGAGAAAATTAAACTTCATTCCCTTCTCAACACCATTTACATACTGCTACAACTGaatgcactttatgtatttatcacattttaattgtattttatcaagataattttcacttgttccatttttgcttgaattaagcaaaaaaaatcttgaattaagcaaaaaaatctgccaggtggaataaatgaaaatgatcttggtaagatttcttgaaatcagattttcaagaactgttgtctaaaaataagttcttatatctcactgaaaagttactctttaggtgattaggtcttattttaagtgtgatgagatatttggactagaaatgagaaaaatacacttggtaagatttggatttctGCAGTGCAGGGCCGTATGTTTTACAcacctgatgtagatgttcagaaaagctcagagtaaattcaacagttattttatcagaacacagaacgctgaagaaaaagtgactttttcagtaaaacatattaactgaacataaaacaagtgtctccaaacaCTGATATTTATCACACTGCATGAGTTTTACTGTGAGTCAGTTCCACAGTCACAGTCTTTAGTGCATTTTCACCATCATTATCCTGTTGGTTTTCACACTGTATCAAAGGGTTAAAACGACCTTAACTGTCCTGGTTTAATTTGTTGTAGTTGGTACATTTTTTGACACCTACCAACTGAGGAACTGTCTACTTCCTCATTTTCTATCTTccttcttttctgttttaatttttacagtaaactaatttttctctataaaaactttatttctatttattgttttcatttttcaacAGTGAAGTTGTtgtaaaaagataaaatattCCAACAATCAAACACTTAACAAACATCTTCAAAGTTCAATTCCATTTGTCATGAATAAAgtgaagagaaaagaaaataagTGGCTCTGTCCATTTCCTATCATTTCCTGTCACTTTCAGCTTCTAGAGTCTATATATTTATCCTCCACtctgaaaaaatataaacaaaaaattaaatgttgacatttttccatcatatatggACTGTTTTTACCTTCTCTGTGGCTCCGTCGGCTCATTGTGCTGAGTTTTGATCCTGATTATTCTGATTATCTGATGCTGTGGGATAGTGACTGACTGTTCATCCCTTTTTGTTAAAACAAACGTCTATAACCTGTAGTGGGACGGACTGAATCAGAGTTCCTCAAAACCAATAACCACATCTTTGTGTCATCTTATGTCTAAgtaatttttcctttttctgcGTTAATTCTGAGAAAAACACAACTGAGCATGAAGTCATTTTCTTTATTTAGAAggagacacaaaagaaaaaaaaatcaggcaaaagCACGATTAAATGTGAAGCTACTTTATTCagacaaatgaaaatgaaaaatctaaaacggTAAATCTAAATATTGTCttgtacataataaaaaaaaacaaaacaaaacagaaattcaCCAGGTGCATTTGTTCTATTTCCATGGTGGTTTTATATCAAGTTCTATTCCTctatatacaaatacaaacatatatacagggtggggaagcaaaatttacagtattttgaggcagggattgaaagacagagtatgaccaattcgtttattgaaagtcatgagaatttatttgccacaagaaaattgacataatagaaaatgtttttgttctatgtgtcctccttctttctcaataactgccttcacacgcttcctgaaacttgcgcaagtgtttctcaaatattcgggtgacaacttctcccattcttctttaatagtatcttccagactttctcgtaatagttttgctcatagtcattctcttctttccattataaacagtctttatggacactccaactatttttgaaatctcctgtggtgtgacgagtgcattcagcaaatcacacactctttgacgtttgctttcctgattactcatatgagcaaaagtttctgaaaaggtatggataatagtgttaagtatgattatgacatcaatatatgtttggtttcaaaacaattgacgtagtgcctgttgagaaaaaacaactaaatgttcattgtaaattttgcttccccaccctgtacattaaatATAAACTGCACATATCTAAAAGGAAAGTAAGAACTCTGTTTGTTTCTCTTAAAGCACATTTGTTGTTATTTGTCCATCCATTGTGGTGTCATtctataatgatgatgatgatgatgattattattattgttatttttagaaAAAGCCCTGCATATCCTCAACAGATGATGAAACTCAAGCTCAAATATGGTTAAAAATATGGTTAAACATGCAGCGACTGtatactttttacattttatatttcattcacaataccgtattctttttttgtttttaattaaataacacaaacaccaaatcaaacaaatggaaaaacagaaattGAGACATAAAAAAGACAATGATAGAAcagttttatatatgtattttttaggtttaaaattttttttttaaatcttatatataaaaaatacaggtATACAGTATGCTCAACTGAAATATCTAAAAGTAAAAATGATAAATCTGTTGTTTGAGATGGGTGAAATATGTTGTGATGCTGCTCAACAACATGACATCAGTTTAGTTTAATCCAGATTATTTCATCCATTTAGTTGAAATACAGTTTCCATTGAGCATAAGAACAGGATACCTGAAGTTAGTATTTGGAATTATAGACAGATGGTTTATAACAGATTATGTTGGagcacaaagtgaaaaaaatgggCTTATTATGATCAAATATTGAATTTATATCTCAGAATTGAGGATATGAAGTCATAATTACTTCATGTGTTGTAAAATGACCTAAAGTGACTGATGTTACAGACTAATGTTTTATGAAGACATAATGAATGTGGTCACTTCTGCTAAACAGCTTCTTAATctgtacattatttttgtctATAATGACTTCACTGTGTTCTGTGTCCACGCTGCAGGACTGACGCCTGCTTTAATTCACTGACGTCTTTTTGCTGGTTTTTCACAGATGCTTCTCTGAGCCACTTTGCAGGATTTATCAAGCCAACGATTTAACTTAGTGACTGGTCCTAACTCCCCcatcctcacacagtcttctccATCTGGATCTTCGCCTGGCCAGTTGTCCGGCTCTATAGGTTTACTATCATTCCACCAAAACTGTAATCTAAAGAAATGACAGAAAGAAACCAGTTAaattaaactgtttactgtaattcTGTAAACTGATGGATGTATATTGTTAATATTCAGACTTGTCATCCAGTGATGAGTTGTCTACCCACACCCATTTCCCTTCTGTCTTTGAGTCTGTCAGTCCAATCCAGAATTTATCCTCTTCCTCAGTCATGATGTCTTTCACTTTATTCAACAGAAAACGCTGAAGAGTAGAGACTGATGTAACATATGTACAAACTGCAGAAACATGAGGAAGTGGTGAGGTTTGTGTGTCATTTACCTGCTCCTCCTCACTGTCGATCTTCACCAGGTCTGCACCGAACTCTTTGCAGAACCTTCTACCGATGTCCCAGGATGATTTGAAAGTACTGAAATAATAGCACTTCTCCCCATGACGTTCCCATGCTTCATCACAAACTGGACTTGGTTTATCTGTGAACAGATCACAACAGAGAATCAGGGTTTTGCTTCTTTTACTGTTACTAAATCAAAAACCCTAAAATGGATGACCTCAGAATTGTGTTGTCAGTCATCACCCACATTTGTGTCACCACCCAAATACTTACAGACCTGAAATCCACATTGAAATCCAAGCAGTTTCTTTTATTTAACAGTGGAACTAGAGGCTGCAGGAGTGTTTTCCATGTAAAACATTGCTTTACACTTAAGCCTTACATGAGCACTTTCTCTTTAACCCTATTACACCAAaggtatcatatttgattcatgaggtttgaagccctctacatgatcagtgtgatatttttttcctaaaaaacctgatgtatacaattagacacatgcaattcatggataatccatcaggggggaggaattcgttcaccagaggcctttccagtgacgcaacaagactgtcattaatgaggaaggaggaagaactttgacaattatgAAAAggaatttgttagacatgtttgtgttatattatgtttttgtttgttcaaaaataataatatttgagcattgagacccaatgtatcaaatatgatacaaaattgaaactcatacatggaaattgatatttgaaaacctttttttttttttttttttttttttggttattcagaaggaccaataaaggctccagtttcaaagtacTGGAATTtcctgtcaatgatttaacggttcaggctttacagggttaaagcttCATTATCGTCTTTCACTGTTTTGAGACGTTTGAGGTCTGTATGTTTTCAAAAGCTGATGAAAATTGAAAGTGagtataatacagatgtgtgtaaacgatGAGTTTTATACTTTACTCAGTCAGCGATACACGCTGTGGATAcatagtcctaagtgtgttctgttaACAGTTTGGAACATCAAAAGTGTCATAGaagtcttttaacccataaagacccagtacactgcaaaaaatccaaatcttaccaagtgtatttttctcatttctagtccaaatatctcatcacatttaaaataagatatgatcacctaaagagtaacttttcagtgagatataagaatttatttttagacaatagatcttgaaaatcttatttcaagaaatcttaccaagatcattttcacttgttccgttggcagattttttgcttaattcaagcaaaaatatcttaatacaagtctctgaacgtccaaatgggtcatatctgatgaccatgaaaagatgacaaattccattttacaccaattatttacatgtattaatagaagtaATGGAtcgacagatattaaacattttagatcaatagatgttagatcaatagatgattttggttgccagtggctgtttgggtctttatgggttaaatcagatttgtgcagccattttattatgttggttttttttctcttctcttgaACTGATGGATCATAAACTGGGGATTGATAAATTAATCTGTATGTATataaaattagaattaaaaataatactaagagggttttttttttttttcaaatgaactAAATTACCTTCAAGAAGTGTtatcctttcaaaataaaatgacattccaTCTAATAGTCTTACCTGAGCAGTTTCTCTTTAAAGCTTCAGTCTCCTCTTTCAGTGTTTGGAGACGTCTGTTGGTCCAGAAGTTTTCAAAAGCTGATTAAAATAGAAAGTGAGTCAGATGTTATAATATTTGGTATATGGTCTTACTTCacaacataatataataaaagagTAAATCTGTGATGAATAATAACATTTAGAACAAACTAaatgctgtttgtttacatattttcttcatataatgtcatatatttgttttcttcattttcataatt
This DNA window, taken from Sphaeramia orbicularis chromosome 11, fSphaOr1.1, whole genome shotgun sequence, encodes the following:
- the LOC115428885 gene encoding CD209 antigen-like protein E, producing the protein MSRRSHREGKARAGSKVTKERVGLVVLGALLAASLIVIYRVSFENFWTNRRLQTLKEETEALKRNCSDKPSPVCDEAWERHGEKCYYFSTFKSSWDIGRRFCKEFGADLVKIDSEEEQRFLLNKVKDIMTEEEDKFWIGLTDSKTEGKWVWVDNSSLDDKLQFWWNDSKPIEPDNWPGEDPDGEDCVRMGELGPVTKLNRWLDKSCKVAQRSICEKPAKRRQ